A DNA window from Pseudomonas wuhanensis contains the following coding sequences:
- the mdcE gene encoding biotin-independent malonate decarboxylase subunit gamma gives MSSYSLRGLNWFNALSAGAKPVEGLPASLKVADGLLGGQPVRFIAVVADPDNRFVRARNGEVGLLEGWGLAKAVDDVIAADNDKPQKRALIAIVDVPSQAYGRREEALGIHQALAGAADSYARARLAGHAVIGLLVGKAMSGAFLAHGYQANRLIALRDPGVMVHAMGKASAARVTLRSVEELEALAASVPPMAYDIDSFASLGLLWETLSVEQIEQPTTADLARVNECLVQAIEDVEAGRRDLSGRLGANNRAASSKVRQLLRAQW, from the coding sequence ATGAGTTCGTATTCCCTGAGAGGCTTGAACTGGTTCAACGCCTTGAGTGCCGGCGCGAAACCGGTCGAAGGTTTGCCGGCGTCGTTGAAAGTCGCTGACGGCTTGTTGGGTGGGCAGCCCGTGCGGTTTATCGCGGTGGTGGCCGATCCTGACAACCGTTTCGTCCGTGCCCGCAATGGCGAGGTCGGTTTGCTGGAAGGCTGGGGCCTGGCCAAAGCGGTGGATGACGTCATTGCCGCGGATAACGACAAACCTCAAAAACGCGCCTTGATCGCCATTGTCGATGTGCCGAGCCAGGCTTACGGCCGGCGCGAAGAAGCCCTCGGCATTCATCAGGCCCTGGCCGGTGCGGCGGACAGTTATGCCCGTGCCCGGTTGGCCGGCCACGCAGTGATCGGTTTGCTGGTGGGTAAAGCAATGTCCGGGGCGTTTCTCGCTCATGGTTATCAGGCCAACCGGCTGATCGCGTTGCGCGATCCGGGCGTGATGGTGCATGCGATGGGCAAGGCGTCGGCGGCGCGGGTGACCTTGCGCAGCGTCGAAGAACTGGAGGCGTTGGCCGCCAGCGTGCCGCCGATGGCGTATGACATCGACAGCTTTGCTAGCCTGGGTTTGCTTTGGGAAACCTTGTCGGTAGAGCAGATCGAGCAGCCGACGACGGCGGATCTGGCGCGGGTGAACGAGTGTCTGGTTCAGGCGATTGAAGATGTCGAGGCCGGTCGTCGCGATTTGAGCGGCCGCTTGGGTGCGAACAATCGCGCCGCGTCGAGCAAGGTTCGCCAATTGCTGAGAGCGCAGTGGTGA
- the mdcH gene encoding malonate decarboxylase subunit epsilon, which yields MSSLLVFPGQGAQQPGMLHRLPRETVNEASEVLGEDALLFDSAEALQSTRAVQLCLLIAGVAASRQLAMAPDYVAGLSIGAYPAAVIAGALSFSDALHLVSLRGELMQQAYPQGYGMTAIIGLELATVEGLLAQVHSVDTPVYLANINADNQMVIAGSDGAMKAVAELAKGCGAGLAKRLAVSVPSHCPLLETPAKTLAEAFAKVQLKTPTLGYLSGSRARPVTQPDALRDDLAFNMCRVVDWRGTVQSAYERGVRLQIELPPGAVLTGLARRVFEQGTVIAFDGARLDTLQALLREEGSRQP from the coding sequence GTGAGCAGCTTGTTGGTGTTCCCCGGCCAGGGCGCGCAGCAACCGGGCATGCTCCATCGTTTGCCTCGGGAAACGGTTAACGAAGCAAGTGAAGTCCTCGGTGAAGACGCTTTGCTTTTTGACTCCGCCGAGGCGTTGCAGTCGACGAGGGCGGTTCAGCTATGCCTGCTGATTGCCGGAGTTGCCGCTTCACGTCAGTTAGCAATGGCGCCGGATTACGTGGCCGGATTGTCCATCGGTGCTTATCCGGCAGCGGTGATCGCGGGGGCCTTGAGCTTCAGCGATGCGCTGCATCTGGTCAGCCTGCGCGGTGAACTGATGCAGCAGGCTTATCCTCAGGGCTACGGGATGACGGCGATCATCGGTCTGGAACTGGCGACGGTGGAAGGGTTGCTGGCGCAGGTTCACAGCGTCGACACACCAGTCTATCTGGCCAATATCAACGCCGATAACCAGATGGTCATCGCTGGCAGCGATGGTGCGATGAAAGCCGTTGCCGAGTTGGCGAAAGGGTGTGGCGCCGGGCTGGCCAAGCGTCTGGCGGTCAGCGTGCCGTCCCATTGCCCGCTGTTGGAAACACCGGCGAAAACCCTGGCCGAAGCCTTCGCCAAGGTGCAATTGAAAACGCCGACGCTGGGTTATCTGAGCGGCAGCCGCGCCCGGCCTGTCACCCAGCCCGACGCCTTGCGCGACGACCTGGCCTTCAACATGTGCCGCGTGGTGGATTGGCGCGGCACGGTGCAAAGCGCTTACGAGCGTGGCGTACGCCTACAGATCGAACTGCCGCCCGGTGCGGTGTTGACCGGGCTGGCGCGCCGGGTGTTCGAGCAAGGCACCGTGATTGCCTTCGACGGTGCGCGGCTCGATACCTTGCAGGCGCTGTTGCGTGAGGAGGGAAGCCGACAACCCTAG
- a CDS encoding malonate decarboxylase holo-ACP synthase → MVNTFLAHDLLWGMTPEQLPADAPAWVVESISAGQPVVVRRAMTAPDQIAVGVRGRLREQRYATSMAITAISRRVRPEELCHVETTRDLPALRALAQLRPMLDTCDWVWGVSGSAGFELASGFAALHERSDLDLILRTPQPLSRLQAQELVTLLGTAECQVDMQLQTPYGAVALREWAGPSHRVLLKNANQACLVSDPWNPQEQAA, encoded by the coding sequence GTGGTGAATACGTTTCTGGCCCACGACCTGCTGTGGGGGATGACCCCGGAGCAGTTGCCTGCGGATGCGCCTGCGTGGGTGGTCGAGTCGATCAGCGCGGGTCAGCCGGTGGTGGTTCGGCGTGCGATGACTGCGCCGGATCAGATTGCGGTCGGGGTGCGCGGACGCTTGCGCGAGCAGCGTTATGCAACGTCGATGGCGATCACGGCGATTTCACGTCGGGTAAGGCCGGAAGAGCTGTGTCATGTCGAGACGACTCGGGATCTGCCGGCCCTGCGAGCGCTGGCGCAATTGCGACCAATGCTCGACACCTGCGATTGGGTGTGGGGTGTCAGCGGCAGCGCCGGGTTTGAATTGGCCAGCGGTTTTGCGGCGTTGCATGAGCGTAGCGATCTCGATTTGATCCTGCGTACTCCGCAACCGCTGAGCCGACTTCAAGCGCAAGAATTGGTGACGCTTCTCGGCACCGCTGAGTGCCAGGTGGACATGCAGTTGCAGACGCCCTACGGCGCTGTTGCTCTGCGCGAATGGGCCGGTCCTTCACATCGGGTTTTACTCAAAAACGCCAATCAAGCGTGTCTGGTCAGCGATCCGTGGAACCCACAGGAGCAAGCAGCGTGA